One part of the Tunicatimonas pelagia genome encodes these proteins:
- the rlmD gene encoding 23S rRNA (uracil(1939)-C(5))-methyltransferase RlmD, protein MARRDKLPLLENITIERMAAEGKCVVHANGRAVFVPYTAPGDVVDIKVTKARKKFWEGKAITFHQYSPQRTEPFCAHFSICGGCKWQHIPYEQQLVYKRQQVIDQFERIGKIPFPEVAPILPSQNTRYYRNKLEFAFSDQRWFTREEIASGEELDKRALGFHIPGSFEKILPIEHCHLQADPSNDIRMAVDQYAKEQGLPYYNMRQHTGVLRTLMIRTANTGELMVMVQFGRDADNAPEAIDGLLNHLREKFPMITSLQYVINRKMNDTFHDLEVTLFAGQSYITEQMEGLQFRVSAQSFYQTNSEQAYQLYRVTRNFAQLSGEEVVYDLYSGTGTIANFVAAQAKKVIGVEYVETATQDAKVNSQINNVSNTDFFAGDMRDLLNSEFLQQHGRPDVIITDPPRVGMHADVVKQLLEVGAPRIVYVSCNPATQARDIALLHEKYRVDKLQPVDMFPHTHHVENVASLVLR, encoded by the coding sequence ATGGCAAGAAGAGATAAATTACCCCTACTAGAGAATATAACCATTGAGCGGATGGCGGCGGAAGGAAAATGTGTGGTTCACGCCAATGGAAGAGCCGTGTTTGTGCCCTACACTGCCCCCGGCGATGTAGTTGATATTAAAGTAACCAAAGCCCGCAAAAAATTTTGGGAGGGCAAAGCCATTACCTTTCATCAGTATTCGCCCCAGCGTACCGAGCCGTTTTGTGCTCATTTTAGTATTTGCGGGGGCTGCAAGTGGCAGCACATCCCCTACGAGCAGCAGTTAGTCTACAAGCGTCAGCAAGTGATTGATCAGTTTGAGCGTATTGGTAAAATACCTTTTCCCGAGGTTGCACCTATTCTGCCTTCTCAAAATACGCGCTACTACCGCAACAAGCTGGAGTTTGCTTTCTCTGACCAACGCTGGTTTACCCGCGAAGAAATAGCTTCGGGTGAAGAGCTCGATAAGCGAGCATTAGGCTTTCATATTCCGGGTAGTTTTGAGAAAATTCTGCCGATTGAGCACTGCCATTTACAGGCTGACCCTTCTAATGATATTCGTATGGCGGTTGACCAGTACGCCAAAGAACAGGGGTTGCCGTACTACAACATGCGACAGCATACCGGAGTGCTGCGTACACTGATGATTCGTACGGCCAACACTGGTGAGCTTATGGTAATGGTACAGTTTGGTCGCGATGCAGATAACGCCCCTGAGGCAATTGATGGGCTATTGAATCATTTGCGGGAGAAATTTCCAATGATTACTTCACTACAGTACGTAATCAATCGGAAAATGAACGATACTTTTCACGACTTAGAGGTGACCTTGTTTGCCGGGCAATCGTACATTACCGAGCAAATGGAAGGCTTGCAGTTCCGGGTAAGTGCCCAGTCATTCTACCAGACAAATTCTGAGCAGGCGTATCAGTTGTACCGGGTTACGCGCAATTTTGCTCAGTTGAGTGGCGAAGAAGTGGTGTATGATTTGTACTCCGGTACTGGCACTATTGCCAATTTTGTTGCTGCCCAAGCAAAAAAAGTAATTGGCGTGGAGTACGTAGAAACCGCTACCCAAGATGCTAAAGTGAACTCGCAGATTAACAATGTGAGCAATACCGATTTTTTCGCCGGAGACATGCGGGATTTGCTGAACTCGGAGTTTCTTCAGCAACACGGTCGGCCCGACGTAATTATTACGGACCCGCCCCGGGTAGGGATGCACGCCGATGTAGTGAAGCAATTACTAGAAGTAGGTGCTCCCCGTATCGTTTACGTAAGTTGTAATCCAGCTACTCAGGCTCGAGATATTGCGCTACTGCACGAAAAATATCGGGTGGATAAATTGCAACCCGTCGATATGTTTCCGCATACCCACCACGTAGAAAACGTAGCCTCACTCGTGCTTCGATAA
- a CDS encoding gliding motility-associated C-terminal domain-containing protein translates to MKKCLLSLLLCFVFLKTIEASHIVGGEFELRHIDGFQYQLNLIQYFDDVNGDPDAEDLVAEVHIFRKSDNAFMTAVQLRNVGSEFVDYTNPECTIPELSTRKILYTESITLPADRYNDPEGYYIVYERCCRNNLIDNIAPSVKERSGQTFYLEFPPVVKNGRPFVDTTPILFPPLSDYAVINNPFYFDFSGNDPDGDSLVYSLTHPLNSSLTDRGLPPPTPAPHPLVDLADGYTLSNIIAGTPPLRISQEGLLTVTPSELGLFVFAIKVEEFRDGEKIGEVRRDFQMFVVDADPGETPRVQAKVKGNSNFYEEGNIINFGLEDEKCLELFITDADPEEVITVEAKGVNFDQDIQDLISTKLSILNGSTDTLKLDFCLPDCPYVRGPMLIDIIAYDDACSVPLRDTLRLTVEVEGPQNSDPVIVGNPNVLNVDLNVGENYELEIQGLDEDDDLLVLTAEGDGFSLQDLGIELQERLLVPGEVRKVLTWTPDCSAFDFRSQNEFTVLVELDDLSECQLGEPDRLQIRFRVNLPDNNRPKITLDGLEETEVTVRINELLAFDVLAEDVDNDLLDLRAIGDGFDLADYAINFPGNTGIRNISSPFSWRLSCNNIDLAERSSFDIIFLSTDQTGCSDPATDSLRIRINVLPPDNEAPTVFIQNIESDTVRAAVGFPVVLDVVGADENQSDILTLRLAEVTLDGEPIDLEVVNFQFNNARARGRVQSRFFWNPDCFLLPPDFEEATFELMFTIEDDQCFNSKNDTTTVTLELGVAPLNFDEFEPRNAFTPNGDGTGDFFHLNFCNEISRDCDLPLGTCANQFQRIEVFNRWGKLVYQSSDPNFQWYAQDMAPGPYFYLVYYSREVFKERVYIYSPDTE, encoded by the coding sequence ATGAAGAAGTGTCTACTAAGCTTGCTCCTTTGCTTTGTTTTTCTCAAAACAATAGAGGCGAGCCACATTGTGGGAGGAGAGTTTGAATTACGGCATATTGATGGTTTTCAGTATCAGTTGAACCTAATTCAGTACTTTGACGATGTAAATGGCGATCCGGATGCGGAAGATCTGGTGGCGGAAGTACATATTTTTCGGAAGAGCGACAATGCCTTTATGACGGCCGTTCAACTCAGAAACGTCGGTTCCGAGTTTGTTGATTATACCAACCCAGAGTGTACCATTCCCGAGCTTTCTACCCGAAAAATCTTGTATACGGAAAGCATCACGCTTCCCGCCGACCGATACAACGACCCGGAAGGCTACTACATAGTGTACGAACGCTGTTGCCGTAACAATCTTATTGATAACATTGCCCCTTCGGTGAAAGAACGATCTGGTCAAACCTTTTACCTGGAATTTCCACCGGTGGTTAAAAATGGCCGCCCCTTCGTAGATACCACCCCCATTTTATTTCCACCCTTGAGCGACTACGCGGTTATCAATAATCCGTTTTATTTCGATTTTTCAGGAAACGATCCTGACGGAGATTCGCTGGTGTATTCTCTAACGCACCCCCTGAATAGCTCTTTAACCGACCGCGGGCTTCCGCCACCCACTCCGGCTCCGCATCCGCTGGTTGACCTAGCCGACGGGTATACGCTTAGCAACATCATTGCTGGAACTCCGCCCTTACGCATTAGTCAGGAAGGGCTGCTTACTGTAACTCCTTCAGAGCTTGGCTTGTTTGTATTTGCTATTAAAGTAGAGGAGTTTCGCGATGGCGAAAAAATTGGGGAGGTAAGACGAGATTTTCAGATGTTTGTAGTAGACGCTGACCCTGGCGAAACGCCCCGAGTGCAGGCTAAGGTAAAGGGAAATTCCAACTTTTATGAGGAAGGTAATATTATAAACTTTGGTTTGGAAGACGAAAAGTGCCTGGAACTTTTTATTACCGATGCTGATCCGGAAGAAGTAATTACCGTAGAGGCAAAAGGAGTAAATTTTGACCAGGATATTCAAGACCTAATCTCTACCAAGTTAAGCATTCTGAACGGCTCTACCGACACACTTAAACTAGATTTTTGTCTGCCCGATTGCCCCTACGTGCGCGGCCCTATGCTAATTGATATCATTGCTTACGATGATGCCTGTAGTGTGCCGCTGCGCGATACACTTCGGCTCACGGTAGAAGTAGAGGGACCACAAAACAGCGATCCGGTTATTGTCGGAAATCCCAACGTACTCAATGTAGATCTTAATGTAGGTGAAAACTACGAACTGGAAATTCAGGGGTTAGATGAGGATGATGATTTGCTGGTGCTAACTGCCGAAGGCGATGGTTTTAGTTTACAGGACTTGGGCATTGAGCTGCAAGAACGGCTGCTAGTGCCCGGCGAAGTCCGCAAGGTGCTGACTTGGACTCCTGACTGTTCGGCATTCGATTTTCGTTCCCAGAATGAGTTTACGGTACTGGTAGAACTAGACGATCTAAGCGAGTGTCAGCTAGGCGAGCCTGATCGGCTACAAATTCGCTTTCGGGTGAACTTACCGGATAACAATCGCCCAAAAATAACCCTAGATGGCCTGGAAGAAACTGAGGTAACTGTGCGAATTAATGAGCTACTAGCGTTTGATGTACTGGCCGAAGATGTTGATAACGATCTGCTCGATCTACGCGCCATTGGCGACGGATTTGATTTGGCTGACTACGCTATCAACTTTCCGGGTAACACAGGTATTCGGAACATTAGCTCGCCCTTTAGTTGGCGACTTTCCTGCAACAATATTGATTTGGCCGAACGCAGCTCGTTTGATATTATTTTCCTTTCTACCGACCAAACCGGTTGTAGCGATCCGGCGACCGACTCACTTCGCATCCGTATTAATGTACTACCGCCCGACAATGAAGCCCCTACCGTTTTTATACAAAACATTGAATCGGATACCGTGCGGGCTGCGGTGGGTTTTCCGGTAGTGCTCGATGTGGTGGGTGCCGATGAAAATCAATCAGACATTCTAACCCTTCGCTTAGCCGAAGTTACCCTCGATGGGGAGCCAATTGACCTGGAAGTAGTAAATTTCCAATTTAACAACGCTCGCGCCCGAGGCAGGGTACAGTCGCGTTTTTTCTGGAACCCTGATTGTTTCTTACTACCCCCTGATTTTGAGGAAGCTACTTTTGAACTCATGTTTACGATAGAAGACGATCAGTGCTTCAACAGTAAGAACGATACTACTACCGTAACGTTGGAGCTAGGCGTAGCCCCGCTCAATTTTGATGAATTTGAACCTCGCAATGCTTTCACCCCCAATGGTGATGGCACCGGAGATTTTTTCCACCTAAATTTCTGTAACGAAATTAGTAGAGACTGTGATCTGCCCCTAGGCACTTGCGCTAACCAGTTTCAACGTATCGAGGTTTTCAATCGGTGGGGAAAATTAGTCTACCAATCCAGTGATCCTAACTTTCAGTGGTACGCTCAAGACATGGCTCCGGGGCCTTATTTCTATTTGGTGTATTACTCCCGAGAAGTGTTTAAGGAAAGGGTGTACATCTATTCTCCGGATACTGAGTAA
- a CDS encoding RidA family protein, with translation MNPLDRLSEVGLKLPKVSNPGGNYVSVNVRNNIAYVAIQFPILDEKYLYTGRLGNELTTNEGYEAMKLCAMNVLAQIDRKVGFDYLIGLNHVDAYYQAGDNWDDSPRVVDGASDLFIDVLGDKGRHSRAIFGVEKLPRNFSVGLTTTFTISAES, from the coding sequence ATGAATCCACTAGATAGACTAAGCGAAGTCGGACTAAAACTTCCTAAGGTGTCTAACCCAGGTGGCAACTATGTTTCAGTAAACGTTAGGAACAATATTGCCTACGTTGCAATTCAATTTCCAATTTTGGATGAGAAATACTTGTACACGGGACGTCTGGGAAATGAACTGACGACTAACGAAGGTTACGAAGCTATGAAATTGTGTGCTATGAATGTACTGGCGCAGATAGATAGGAAAGTTGGCTTTGATTATTTGATTGGGCTAAATCATGTTGATGCGTATTATCAAGCGGGTGATAATTGGGACGACTCGCCAAGAGTTGTGGACGGTGCTTCTGACTTATTTATAGATGTTTTAGGAGATAAAGGGCGACACTCAAGGGCAATATTCGGTGTTGAGAAACTACCTAGAAATTTCAGTGTCGGATTAACTACAACATTTACGATTTCTGCTGAGTCATAA
- a CDS encoding ABC transporter permease translates to MNLINNIQESLKAIKDNLLRTTLTALIIALGITALVGILTAIDGIQASVDDSFASLGVNSFTIKEKRGGNRRSQQGRTEKSYPPIRYNDVRSFVKRYNFPAQVSVRTRVTGGAEVKRGSNKTNPNIQVEGTDEYYLGIEGYRLQSGRNFSRLEVEKGTNVVIVGANIVDALFDAQANPINQTISLLGSPFKIIGVLEEVGSGPGGNVDRKVIIPLSKGRQLATSSTLRYTITVSVTAGNQIDVAMGEATSMMQAIRQDPIGSELSFELEEKKSLSEELGEITGYLRIGGFSIGLITLLGASIALMNIMMVSVTERTREIGVRKALGATPQRIRQQFLMEAIVICQIGGIVGVLLGMGIGNIVAQFMDVGQFIVPWVWILSALVICIGVGIFSGYYPAYKASKLDPIESLRFE, encoded by the coding sequence ATGAATCTAATTAATAATATACAAGAAAGCCTGAAGGCGATTAAAGATAATTTGCTGCGAACTACCCTCACTGCTTTGATTATTGCGCTGGGCATTACCGCTCTAGTGGGTATTTTAACAGCTATCGATGGTATTCAGGCCTCAGTAGACGACAGTTTTGCTAGCTTAGGCGTTAATTCGTTTACCATTAAGGAGAAGCGAGGAGGGAACCGTCGTAGTCAGCAAGGGCGTACTGAGAAAAGCTACCCACCTATTCGCTACAATGATGTAAGATCTTTTGTTAAACGCTACAACTTTCCGGCACAAGTGTCGGTTCGAACTCGGGTTACCGGGGGAGCAGAAGTTAAACGGGGTTCTAACAAAACCAATCCTAACATTCAGGTAGAAGGTACCGACGAATACTATTTAGGCATCGAGGGATATCGCTTGCAGAGCGGACGTAACTTCTCGCGTCTTGAGGTAGAAAAAGGTACTAATGTGGTTATTGTAGGAGCTAATATCGTAGATGCTCTGTTTGATGCCCAGGCAAACCCAATAAATCAGACTATCTCCCTGCTAGGATCACCTTTTAAGATTATTGGCGTATTGGAAGAGGTGGGTTCGGGGCCGGGTGGAAATGTCGATAGAAAAGTTATCATCCCGCTAAGTAAAGGACGGCAATTGGCTACTAGCAGTACGCTAAGGTATACGATTACTGTCTCGGTTACGGCTGGTAATCAGATAGATGTAGCCATGGGCGAGGCTACCAGCATGATGCAAGCTATTCGTCAGGATCCTATTGGTAGTGAGCTTTCCTTTGAACTTGAAGAAAAAAAATCGCTGAGCGAAGAACTAGGTGAAATTACTGGTTACCTGCGGATTGGTGGATTTTCCATCGGACTAATTACTCTGTTGGGTGCCTCCATTGCGCTAATGAATATTATGATGGTTTCAGTCACCGAGCGCACTCGCGAAATTGGGGTTCGTAAAGCCCTAGGAGCTACTCCGCAGCGCATCCGTCAGCAATTCCTGATGGAAGCCATTGTGATTTGCCAGATTGGAGGAATAGTCGGAGTATTACTTGGAATGGGAATAGGCAACATCGTAGCCCAGTTTATGGATGTAGGTCAGTTTATTGTACCCTGGGTCTGGATTTTGAGCGCACTTGTAATTTGTATTGGTGTCGGTATCTTTTCCGGATACTACCCTGCCTACAAAGCGTCTAAGCTTGACCCGATTGAGTCGTTGCGGTTTGAGTAG
- a CDS encoding asparagine synthetase B, with product MNMKFVLTGLLLAFICGCAQASYILLPMDQVQSNHLKAYGIAYWVLQQDGEVDWLLNYRGGSFASKHYQKLENECVIRGVSYEVISDAQYNQIISVIASPSSNKDLMKLEKHPKIAVYSPKSKQPWDDAVTLALTYAEIPYEVLFDDEVMYGKLPEYDWLHLHHEDFTGQYGKFYRIYRNAPWYIERQRKYEETAHEHGFDKVSQLKLGVVKKIRDFVSGGGFMFAMCSATDTYDIALAADGVDICGPMYDGDNADPNAQEKLKFDNTFAFQDFQIVYNPYEYEYSNIDVDPRSRGLSQDNDFFNLFEFSAKWDPIPTMLTQNHERIVKGFMGQTTAFRKSLIRPDVVVLGETKSAGEAKYIHGVFGKGFWTFYGGHDPEDYQHRVGEAPTDLNLHPNSPGYRLILNNILFPAAKKKKQKT from the coding sequence ATGAATATGAAATTTGTGTTAACCGGCTTATTGTTGGCGTTTATCTGTGGGTGCGCTCAGGCATCCTACATTTTGCTCCCGATGGATCAAGTGCAATCCAACCACCTAAAAGCCTACGGAATTGCTTACTGGGTGTTGCAGCAGGACGGAGAAGTTGACTGGCTGCTAAACTACCGAGGCGGAAGTTTCGCCAGCAAGCACTACCAGAAGCTAGAGAACGAATGCGTGATTCGGGGAGTGAGTTACGAAGTAATCTCTGATGCCCAGTACAATCAAATTATCAGCGTAATTGCCAGCCCATCATCTAACAAAGACTTGATGAAACTGGAGAAGCACCCAAAAATTGCGGTCTATTCTCCTAAAAGTAAACAACCTTGGGATGATGCTGTAACCTTAGCATTAACTTATGCCGAAATTCCTTACGAAGTATTGTTTGACGATGAGGTAATGTACGGTAAACTACCCGAGTACGATTGGTTGCATCTGCACCACGAGGATTTTACCGGGCAGTACGGAAAGTTCTACCGAATTTACCGGAACGCACCCTGGTACATTGAACGGCAGCGTAAGTACGAAGAAACCGCTCATGAGCATGGGTTCGATAAAGTTTCTCAACTGAAGCTGGGCGTAGTGAAGAAGATTCGTGATTTTGTTTCCGGGGGCGGCTTTATGTTTGCTATGTGCTCGGCTACCGATACTTACGATATTGCCCTGGCGGCTGATGGGGTAGATATTTGCGGCCCGATGTACGACGGCGATAATGCTGATCCTAACGCTCAGGAGAAACTGAAGTTCGATAATACTTTTGCTTTCCAAGATTTTCAGATTGTTTACAATCCTTACGAGTACGAATACTCCAATATTGATGTTGATCCGCGCTCGCGGGGCTTAAGTCAGGATAATGATTTCTTTAATCTGTTCGAGTTTTCGGCTAAGTGGGACCCAATCCCGACCATGCTTACTCAGAACCACGAGCGAATTGTAAAAGGATTTATGGGGCAGACCACCGCCTTTCGCAAAAGCCTAATTCGCCCCGATGTAGTAGTACTGGGTGAAACCAAGTCAGCCGGAGAGGCGAAGTACATCCACGGCGTGTTCGGCAAAGGGTTCTGGACATTCTACGGCGGGCACGACCCCGAAGACTACCAGCACCGGGTAGGCGAGGCTCCCACTGATTTAAATCTCCACCCCAACTCCCCGGGGTACCGGCTTATTCTGAACAATATCTTATTCCCCGCGGCGAAGAAAAAGAAGCAGAAGACATAA
- the rsmG gene encoding 16S rRNA (guanine(527)-N(7))-methyltransferase RsmG, translating into MTSSQQLDRIFAYFPDLTDRQKQQLAELAPLYQNWNEKINVISRRDIENIYLHHVLHSLAITKVVSFNSGAKVLDVGTGGGFPGIPLAILFPETQFHLVDSIGKKINVVKAVADSLALKNVSAEHIRAEKVKGSYDFIVTRAVARLSVLLHWCRRKMKDESNHSLPNGLIALKGGDLTDELKETNLPYRLYELSKFFNEDFLETKKIVYVER; encoded by the coding sequence ATGACATCTTCTCAGCAGCTTGACCGGATTTTTGCCTACTTTCCTGATCTGACAGATCGTCAAAAACAGCAGTTGGCGGAACTTGCTCCATTGTACCAAAATTGGAACGAAAAAATCAACGTCATCTCTCGGAGAGATATTGAGAACATTTATCTGCACCACGTGCTTCACTCACTGGCTATTACCAAGGTGGTTTCGTTTAATTCAGGAGCTAAAGTGCTGGATGTTGGTACTGGCGGTGGCTTTCCGGGCATTCCGCTGGCTATCTTATTTCCAGAAACGCAGTTTCACTTAGTAGATTCTATTGGCAAGAAAATTAATGTAGTGAAAGCCGTAGCTGATTCATTGGCACTAAAAAATGTCTCAGCGGAACACATCCGAGCCGAAAAAGTAAAGGGCAGTTATGACTTTATTGTAACCAGAGCCGTAGCTCGCTTGAGTGTGCTCCTTCACTGGTGTCGCCGAAAAATGAAAGATGAATCAAATCATTCTCTCCCCAACGGGCTAATTGCCTTGAAGGGGGGAGATCTTACCGATGAGTTGAAAGAAACGAACCTACCGTATCGCCTTTACGAACTTTCTAAGTTTTTTAATGAGGATTTCCTCGAGACGAAGAAAATTGTATATGTAGAGAGATAG
- a CDS encoding RNA polymerase sigma factor, with amino-acid sequence MEIKKDFSKKALEDFRLIDEATKKNDEQAYAELMRRYKKPVYHMVLKMVRNVDDAEDLTIEAFAKAFKSLHRFKKDYTFSTWLFRIATNNAIDFIRKKKLETLSLNTSFKDDNGDAVNIDVEDNNLDPQEEAIKEQKKELVRAFVTKLPPKYQRLVKLRYFQEFSYDEIAKELDAPLGTVKAQLHRARELMYELVKNKKEHI; translated from the coding sequence ATGGAAATAAAAAAGGATTTTTCCAAAAAGGCGTTAGAAGATTTTAGACTAATTGACGAGGCTACCAAAAAGAATGACGAGCAAGCCTACGCGGAACTGATGCGTCGCTATAAGAAACCGGTCTATCATATGGTACTGAAAATGGTGCGTAATGTGGACGATGCGGAAGATCTGACCATTGAAGCCTTTGCCAAAGCATTCAAAAGCCTACATCGTTTCAAGAAAGACTATACCTTCAGTACTTGGCTGTTTCGGATTGCTACTAACAACGCTATTGACTTTATTCGGAAGAAAAAGCTGGAAACGCTGAGCCTGAATACCTCATTCAAGGATGACAACGGCGATGCGGTAAATATTGATGTGGAAGACAATAACCTCGATCCCCAAGAAGAAGCGATTAAAGAACAGAAAAAGGAGCTAGTACGTGCTTTTGTAACCAAACTACCGCCCAAGTATCAACGTTTGGTGAAGCTTCGCTACTTCCAAGAATTCTCTTATGACGAAATTGCCAAGGAACTGGATGCTCCGCTTGGCACCGTAAAAGCCCAGCTCCACCGCGCCCGCGAACTGATGTACGAATTAGTGAAAAATAAGAAAGAACATATATAA
- a CDS encoding glycosyltransferase, which yields MEWVAVLVFVATWAFQLYWYYTLYSIWRNYHPSTSNTAKQPSVSIIVCAHNEINNLKILLPLLYQQQYPTYEIVVVEDTSYDGSLDFLLAQKEQHSNLKIVWLRDHPEHVGGKKYALTLGIRAARYPHLLLTDADCRPSSPFWVRSMIQSWAAEHEFVLGYSPYQTQPGLLNGFIRYETLHTGMMYLGAALKGYPYMGVGRNLAYRKLFFLESGGFRGFWHLTGGDDDIFVNRHATGRNTTIAIHVESQMVSVPKTSWRAYIRQKIRHLSVGKYYKKQDKRWLGVFSVTTIGFWLVCLFLLFTGAWMVAVLSLLVRWGMMALAFRSTANKLNDSIPLHMLPIFDFLYVIYYMSIGPIALLSKHIRWK from the coding sequence ATGGAGTGGGTTGCTGTGCTTGTTTTTGTTGCCACTTGGGCTTTTCAATTATATTGGTACTATACGCTCTATTCAATTTGGAGAAACTATCACCCTTCCACTTCAAATACCGCTAAGCAACCTTCTGTTTCCATCATTGTCTGTGCTCATAACGAAATAAATAACCTGAAAATTCTATTGCCACTACTATATCAGCAACAATATCCTACTTATGAAATCGTCGTAGTAGAAGATACTTCATACGACGGCAGTTTGGATTTTTTATTAGCCCAAAAAGAGCAGCATAGCAACCTAAAAATTGTTTGGTTGCGCGATCATCCTGAGCATGTGGGAGGTAAAAAATACGCCCTAACCTTGGGAATACGAGCCGCCCGCTACCCGCACCTACTACTAACTGATGCCGACTGTCGCCCTTCCAGTCCTTTCTGGGTGCGTAGCATGATTCAGTCTTGGGCAGCTGAGCACGAATTTGTATTAGGATACTCTCCTTATCAAACTCAGCCCGGATTATTAAATGGGTTTATTCGTTACGAAACGCTGCACACAGGCATGATGTACTTAGGTGCCGCCCTGAAAGGTTATCCGTATATGGGGGTTGGCCGGAACTTAGCGTACCGAAAATTGTTTTTCTTAGAGAGTGGAGGTTTCCGAGGATTTTGGCACCTTACTGGGGGAGATGACGATATTTTTGTAAATCGGCACGCAACCGGCAGGAATACGACCATCGCTATTCATGTGGAAAGCCAGATGGTTTCGGTTCCTAAAACGAGCTGGCGAGCGTATATCCGGCAGAAAATTCGCCATCTGAGCGTAGGCAAATACTATAAAAAGCAGGACAAACGGTGGTTGGGGGTATTTTCAGTAACAACGATCGGATTCTGGTTAGTGTGCTTATTTTTATTGTTTACCGGAGCGTGGATGGTGGCCGTACTTAGCTTGCTAGTACGCTGGGGGATGATGGCTTTGGCTTTTCGCAGTACTGCCAATAAGTTGAATGATTCAATTCCCTTACATATGCTGCCAATATTCGATTTTTTATACGTTATTTACTATATGAGCATTGGCCCCATTGCCCTACTTTCAAAACATATCCGATGGAAATAA
- a CDS encoding aspartate aminotransferase family protein: protein MNLTELDQQYYLPVFNRYPITLAKGEGSRLWDTDGKEYVDMLAGIAVTSVGHCHPKVVEAIRQQAGQLMHVSNLLLTEPQAELTQTLAQFSGMDRIFLSNSGAEAVEGAVKIARKYAHAHDRGGTIITFEGAFHGRTLATAAAGSPKYQEGYEPIPSGFVKIPYNDIEALEKAYSDDATAVLVEPVQWAEGIRVAQLEFLQAVRQWCDEHNIVLIFDEIQCGVGRTGKAMAWQRFGVKPDVITMAKALGSGFPIGATLCVQKIADALNKGDHGSTFGGNPLACATALATLAVIKEENLAQQAEVSGSQLMGYLCELSAKHPAITQVSGMGLMIGAKLNQPARPVAERMLKHGVIASAVGKDTIRFVPALNAPWEDLKQGADALVAALADS from the coding sequence ATGAACCTCACCGAACTCGACCAACAATACTACCTACCCGTTTTCAACCGTTACCCGATTACGCTGGCAAAGGGCGAGGGTAGTCGGTTGTGGGATACTGATGGTAAAGAATACGTGGATATGCTGGCGGGTATTGCCGTAACCAGCGTAGGCCACTGCCATCCTAAGGTAGTGGAAGCTATTCGGCAGCAAGCGGGGCAATTGATGCACGTTTCTAACTTGTTACTGACCGAACCGCAGGCTGAGCTTACGCAAACGCTTGCTCAGTTTTCGGGTATGGATCGGATATTTCTATCTAACTCCGGGGCCGAAGCGGTAGAAGGAGCAGTTAAAATTGCGCGAAAGTACGCCCACGCTCACGACCGGGGCGGAACGATTATTACGTTTGAAGGAGCTTTTCACGGAAGAACGTTGGCTACGGCAGCAGCAGGTAGTCCCAAATACCAGGAAGGATATGAACCTATTCCATCTGGTTTTGTAAAGATTCCCTACAACGATATCGAGGCTTTAGAAAAGGCTTACTCCGATGATGCGACCGCTGTATTGGTAGAGCCAGTGCAGTGGGCCGAAGGCATACGAGTAGCCCAACTGGAGTTTCTCCAAGCAGTGCGCCAGTGGTGCGATGAACATAATATTGTACTGATCTTTGATGAAATTCAGTGTGGAGTGGGGCGTACGGGTAAAGCTATGGCGTGGCAGCGATTTGGCGTAAAACCAGACGTGATCACCATGGCTAAAGCACTGGGTAGTGGTTTCCCGATTGGAGCCACGCTATGTGTTCAGAAAATTGCGGATGCTTTAAATAAAGGCGATCATGGGTCTACTTTTGGAGGTAATCCGCTGGCCTGTGCTACCGCTCTAGCCACCTTAGCGGTAATTAAAGAAGAAAATCTAGCTCAGCAAGCCGAAGTTTCGGGCTCTCAACTGATGGGGTATCTCTGCGAACTTTCTGCCAAACATCCAGCAATTACACAAGTAAGCGGTATGGGACTGATGATTGGAGCAAAACTTAATCAACCCGCTCGCCCAGTAGCCGAACGAATGCTGAAACATGGAGTAATTGCTAGTGCCGTAGGGAAAGATACTATTCGCTTTGTCCCAGCACTAAATGCTCCCTGGGAAGATTTGAAGCAAGGAGCCGATGCATTGGTAGCAGCCTTAGCTGATAGCTAA